The following is a genomic window from Bacillota bacterium.
GGCTCCCAAGCGAACCGGGAAGCCCAGCGCGTGCAAGCCTTGCTCGACGGCCGCCACGGCGGCGATCATGTCCAGCGGCCCCGCATACCCCATGTGGCCGATCCGGAACAGCCGGTCTTTCAGCTCGCCCTGGCCCCCGGCCAGCTCGACGCCAAACCGATCCTTGACCGTGCGGCGGAAGACGCCCACGTCTAAGCCTTCGGGCGCCAGCACCGCGGTCACGGTCGGCGACGCCCACCGGTCGGCGGTGAAAAGCTGCAGCCCCAGCGCCGTCATGGCCGCCCGCACCATATCCCGCAGCAAGCGATGCCGGGCGAACGACGCCTCCAACCCTTCCTCCTCCAGCATGGCGATGCCTTCGGCCAGCGCCGCGACCAGCGACACTGCGGGCGTAAAGGGCGTCTCGCCCCGCTCCCCGGCCGCTTTGTACTCTCGCAGGTCGAAATAGAAGCGCACGTTGCGCGTCTCTTCCAGCCGCGCGTCGGCTCGCGGCCCCCAGGCGACGAACGACAGGCCGGGCGGCACCATCAAGCACTTTTGCGAACCCGTCACGACCACGTCGACGTCCCACGCGTCCATGTACAGCGGCGCGCCGCCCAAGCCGCTGACGCTGTCGACGATGAGCAGCACGTCGCCTCGCCCCGCCTCGCGCCGCGCCCGCGAGAGAGCCTCCACGTCGTTGAGGACGCCCGTCGACGATTCGTTGTGGGTGGCGAAGACGGCCGTCACGTCCCGCCGCTCCCGCAGGAGTTTCGCTACGCGCGCGGGGTCCGCCCCCTCGCGCCAGTCGTAGCGGTACTCGATGACCTCGGCGCCGTACGCCTGGGCGATTTTCGTCCAGCGCTGCCCGAAGACGCCGCCGACCAGGACGACCACCGGATCCCCCGGATTCACGAAGTTGGCTACGGCCGCCTCCATGGCCGCCGTGCCCGAGCCGGTCAGCAGCGCTACGTGGCCCGACGTGGCGAACACCCGCCGCAGGCCGTCGATCACGCGCGCATGCAGTCGCCGAAACTCCGCGCCGCGATGATTGATGATGGGCTTGGCCGCCGCCCGGGCCACGCGCGGCGGCACCGGCGTCGGCCCCGGAATGCGCAGCTGCGTCATCTCGCCCAACACGCAACGTTCCCCCTAGCTTTGCCGGGATGGTCCAGCGCCGGCGTGGCCGGAAAAGTCGCCCGCCGTGCGTCCTAGGAAAAGATTGCTACTATCATAAAACGACCCTCAGCCCGTTGTAAACGCCGCCGGCGCCGAGTCCGCGCCGCGCGAAAGGGGCCCCGCCGTCCGGCGGGACCCCCGCGCGCCTCGGCCGCCGCGCGCCATGCGGCACACCGGACCGGCCGTCCTATTCCACCGTCACGCTCTTGGCCAGATTGCGCGGCTTATCCACGTCGCGCCCGAGCAAGCGGGCCACGTGGTAGGCCAGCAGCTGCAGCGGCACCACCGACAGCACGGGCATGAGCAAGTCGGGAGCCGCCGGCAAATACAGCGTCTCGTCCGCGACCCGGGCCACGTCCTCGGCCTCGGGCGCCGCAACGGCCAGCACCCACGCGCCCCGCGCCTTGACCTCCTTGATGTTGCTCAGCATCTTATCCAAGAGCGAGCGCTGCGTGGCCAGCGCCACCACCGGCACGCCGTCCGTAATGAGGGCCAGCGTGCCGTGCTTTAGCTCGCCCGCGGCGTAGGCTTCCGCGTGGATGTACGAAATCTCTTTCATCTTCAGCGCGCCTTCCATGGCCGTGGCGGCGTCCAGCCCCCGCCCGAGGAAAAAGACGTGCTCCGTGGCCAAGAAGCGACGGGCCAAGGCCGCCACCGCGTCCTCCATGGCCAGCACCGCTTCCAGCTGCGCGGGCAGCGCCGACAACCCGTCGATGAGCGCCGCCACCTCGCCGGCCGAAACCGTGCCGCGCTGGAGCCCCAGCCAGCCGGCCAGCAGATACAGCGCCACCAGCTGCGTCGTGTACGCCTTGGTGGATGCGACCGCAACTTCCGGGCCGGCCACGGTGTAGATGACGTGATCCGATTCCCGGGCCAAGGAGCTGCCTACTACGTTCGTGATGGACAGCACCCGGGCGCCGCGGGCGCGCGCTTCCCGCATGGCCGCCAGCGTGTCGGCCGTCTCGCCCGACTGGCTGATCACGAGCGCCAGCGTGTGTTCGTCCACCAGCGGGTCCCGGTAGCGGTATTCGGCCGCCAGATCCACCTCGACCGGCACCCGCACGAACCGCTCCAAAACCGGCTTGCCCACAAGACCCGCGTGCCGGGCCGTACCCATGGCCAGCACGTCGATCTTGCGCAGCGCCTGCACGTACTCGGGCTCCAGCTCGACGCCGGGCAGCACGATGCGGCCGTGCTCCGTATCCAGCTTGCCGGCCAGCGTATCCCGCACCGCCCGCGGCTGCTCGTGGATTTCCTTGCGCATGAAATGCTCGTAGCCGCCCTTCTCGGCGGCAGCGGCGTCCCAGTCCACGTGCAGCAGCGCTTTCTCGCGGGGACGCCCCTCGAGATCCATGATGGCGACGCCGCCGGCCGTAATCACGGCCAGCTCGTCGTCGTCCAGCACGTACACCGAGCGCGTGTAGGGCAGCAGGGCGGGAATGTCGGAGGCTGCGAAATTGGCGCCTTCACCCACGCCCACCACCAACGGGCTGTGCTTGCGAGCCACGACCACCCGGTCCGGTTCGTCGGCATGCACCACCGCAATCGCCCATGAACCTTTCAGCCGCCTTAGGCTGGCCCGCACCGCCTCCAGCAAGTCGCCCCGGTAATTCTCCTCAATCAGGTGGGGTATCACTTCGGTGTCCGTGTCGGAGGAAAAGACGTGACCCCGCGCCGCGAGCTCTTCCCGCAGGGCGAGGTAGTTCTCGATGATGCCGTTGTGGACTACCGCCACGCGGCCCGTGCAGTCCAGATGCGGATGCGCGTTGTGGTCGGACGGCGCACCGTGCGTCGCCCAGCGCGTGTGGCCGATGCCAACGACGCCGGGCAAGGGCTGCTCGTCCACCAGGCGTGCCAGCCGTTCCAGCCGCCCCGCGGCCTTGCGCACTTGCACTTTTTCGCCGTCGCAAACCGCCGCGCCGGCCGAGTCGTAACCCCGGTACTCCAGTCGCTGCAGGCCGTCGAGCAGGATGGGCGCGGCCTGCTCACGCCCTACGTAGCCAACGATGCCGCACATTGGTGCGTCAGCCCAGTCCCCGGGAGCCCCCTCCCGCTCCCTGTCGGGGGCCCGGGCACCACCTCCTCACCTAATGGACCGCTCGGGCGCTGTTTTCCCTCCGTGATCGCTCACGGGCTTTGTCAACGCCCTTTCGACCGCGGTCTAAGCCGTGGGTCACCCGCCGATGATCCGAGATCCCCAACCTCGTCACCTCGGACGGGCCGTCGCACGTCCGAGGCCAGGCGCTGGCAAAGAGGCATGGACCGGCTCCGCTCCCGAGGGACGGAACGGCACCGGCCTCCTTTTCGCTCATCTCCCTCGCTCCCGTCGCGACTTTCCTTCGCCCTCCACCTGTCGTGCCTTTCCGTCACCCTCCTTCGTTCGCTGCGCGCCGCCGCAGCCGGCGGCGCCGGTTAGCGTATGCGCCGGGCGTGCCGATGCGTGCGCGCCTGGTACGGCTTGACAACCAAGTGTTCGACCAACGTCGCGCGCTATCCCTCTCGGTTGGCGTCCGATCCCTCCTGTTTCGCGTTCCTGGCAGCTGGGGCAAAGGCGCCGGGGGCCAGCGCCACCACTTGGCCCCGCAGGCGAGACTCCTCCGCCGCAAACGCCATCAGATGGCTGTCCAGCGACTCTTCCAGCGACGTCACGGCTTCGCCCGGGTCCAAGCCGGCCTTGCGCCGGCGGATGCGCTCCACGAACGCCTGCATCAGTCCGTCGTCGCCGCCCGCGTGGCCGGGTCCCGTCTCCACGCGAATGAGCTCGTACTCTGCGCCGGAGCGCACGCGCCCGTCCCGCAGGCCGGGACGGCCGAAGGTGCGCACCTCGAGCTCGCCCTTCTCGAGGTGCCCCCGAATCTCGCCCCGCGTGCCCATGAGCTTGAGGGTGCGCGTGTTCTCCTCGGTGAAGCCCGTCACGACGAACGCCGCGGTCACGCCGTTGGCGAAACGAAAGATGGACGCTTGCTGGTCCACCACGTCGTTGTCGCACCGGTACACGCAGCGCCCGTACGGCCCCTCGCGCAGCGCCTGCAGGCGCCCTTCGCGGCTGTGGTCCTCGCTGATAACCGACACCGGCCAGCCGTCGGTCTCGGCCAGGCCGTCCACGTAAAACGTCACGGCGTTGAACGGGCACGTGTCGCCCACAGGACAGCCGTCGCTGCAGCGCTCGGGCGCGCCTTCCGGCATGTTTTCCGGGCGGAAGTGGACAAGCTCGCCGAAGGAGGCCACCTGCACGCACGGCGATCCGGCCAGCCAGCGCATCATGTCCAGGTCATGGCACGATTTGGCCAAAATCATGGGGCTCGACTCGTCGGTGCGGCGCCAGTTGCCGCGCACGTAACTGTGGGCGAAATGCCAGTAGGCGATGTTTTCGGTGTATTGCATGGTCACGAGGCGGCCGATGCGGCCTTCGTCCAGCAGCTGCTTCAGGCGGCGGAAAAACGGCGTGTAGCGCAAGACGTGAGCCACCGTCACAGTGCCGCGGGATCGCCGCGCCGCCTCGGCCAGCGCCAACGTCTCCTCCTTGGTCGGCGCGATGGGCTTCTCCAGCAAGATGTCGTACCCGAGTTCCAGCGCCCGCAAAGCCGGCTGCACGTGCAGCCGGTCGGGCGTGGCGATGACAACCGCGTCCGCCAGCCGGGGCCGCGCCAGCAGCTCCTCCCACGACGCAAAGCACTGATCCGGCGCCAGGCCGTGCCGCCGCGCCAGATCCGTCCGCCGCTCTTCGTTGGGGTCCGCCACCGCCACCACGCGCGCCGCGTCCGGGTGCCGCAAGGCCCACCCGGCGTATACGTCCCGGCCCCGATTGCCCGCGCCGATCACCGCCAGCGTGACCGGCTCGCCCTGTCGCATGTCCGGCGCCATCGCCATCGCCCTCTCTGTCGTATCCCGTCGGCGGTGCACTTCAACCTTGGTGTCTCCGCTTAACTCTTGCCGCCAGGTCCTTTTCCAACGGCTCCGCGGGAGCCGGGGCGCCACCGTTGCGCTCCAGCGAGACGTCAAACCGCCCGGCGCGCTCCAGCAGCTCCGCCAGCACCGTCCTGCCATCGGGGTCGCGCACGCGCAGCAGCGCCAGCGTCGCCCGGGCGTCGCCCAAGGCGCGGTGGGCGGTGTGGCGGATGCCGAAATGCCTCGTCAGCACAGGCAGGCTCTTGGACGGCGCGCCGCGCGCCTTCCAGTCCACGCCGTGGCACGTGCACAGCCACGTCTTGCCGCGAAAGACGTCCGGCAGCAGGCGTTCCACGAACGGCCGGTCGAAGCGGGCGTTGTGGGCGACGATAAACTCGGCCCGGGCGGCCAGGGCGCGAATGCGCGCTTCGTCCAGGCGCCGGCCGGCTACGTCGCGGTCCGTCAAGCCGTGCACGCGGGTCGCCTCGGGCGGAATCGGAATCGACGGCTCCCGCAGCCCCACGTACTCTTCAACGCTGTCCCGCACGATGGCGCCCGCCGGGTCGAACTGAAACAGCACGATGGCCAGCTCAATGATTTCGTCCCGCCGCGGGTCCAAGCCCGTCGTCTCCACGTCCAGCACCGCCGCCGTGCGCAGCAGGCGCAGGCCGCCGCCTCCGGCCTGGTTCGGTTCCTTCTTACGCCGCCAAAACAACAACCGCAGCACGCTTGCCCTCCAGCTCCATCCCTGTTGTATGGGGCCGGCCCGGTTGTTCCGCGTCCGCCCTCGACCCTCCGGCTCCCGCTCCGCCCTCGCTCCTGTGGCGCCGCCGCCGGTCGCCTACACGCCTACTTTCCACCGCCGAGGCGCCAGTCCTGCCGCTGCCCACAAAGCGCCTGCACGCGCCGCCGATGGGCCTTTTTCCTGTTCTTCCAGCCCGCGGAGATTCGGGACGAATGTCCTGCAAGAGAGGCTCCTTTGTCTCTGCCTCCCCTTTTGCGCCGGTGCTAACTTGTAAGTAGCGACCCCGTACTGCACACACCGAAGGCACCGGGATGAACGCCGTCTTCCCCCAAGGCGGCGGGACCGCCGGCCATTCGGCAAAGGGACTCGACGAGGCTCGTTCCGCATGCAGTCACCCCCCGTCGTCGCCGTGATGTGACTGCCTCGTTGAAGCCCCTCAGCGTCCACGTTGTCACCAAATGCGGGCGGAGGAAGCTCCCCACCGCCTCCGCCCGCAGGGGCGCTGGCCTTCGAGGTGCCACGGGGTGCTTTCTTTTTTCCCCGGGCTTGTCCGCAAACTCCCGGCACAACCCAACTGCAACTGTTCATGTTCCGGAAGCACGACGCGCTTGGCCGGCGCCGCGTGCGCGTCTTGCGCGCTTTTTCGCCGCCGGTTCAGGAGAATTATTAAGCAAACAAAAGCAATATGACGAATGTCCCT
Proteins encoded in this region:
- the glmS gene encoding glutamine--fructose-6-phosphate transaminase (isomerizing), which encodes MCGIVGYVGREQAAPILLDGLQRLEYRGYDSAGAAVCDGEKVQVRKAAGRLERLARLVDEQPLPGVVGIGHTRWATHGAPSDHNAHPHLDCTGRVAVVHNGIIENYLALREELAARGHVFSSDTDTEVIPHLIEENYRGDLLEAVRASLRRLKGSWAIAVVHADEPDRVVVARKHSPLVVGVGEGANFAASDIPALLPYTRSVYVLDDDELAVITAGGVAIMDLEGRPREKALLHVDWDAAAAEKGGYEHFMRKEIHEQPRAVRDTLAGKLDTEHGRIVLPGVELEPEYVQALRKIDVLAMGTARHAGLVGKPVLERFVRVPVEVDLAAEYRYRDPLVDEHTLALVISQSGETADTLAAMREARARGARVLSITNVVGSSLARESDHVIYTVAGPEVAVASTKAYTTQLVALYLLAGWLGLQRGTVSAGEVAALIDGLSALPAQLEAVLAMEDAVAALARRFLATEHVFFLGRGLDAATAMEGALKMKEISYIHAEAYAAGELKHGTLALITDGVPVVALATQRSLLDKMLSNIKEVKARGAWVLAVAAPEAEDVARVADETLYLPAAPDLLMPVLSVVPLQLLAYHVARLLGRDVDKPRNLAKSVTVE
- a CDS encoding aminotransferase, which translates into the protein MTQLRIPGPTPVPPRVARAAAKPIINHRGAEFRRLHARVIDGLRRVFATSGHVALLTGSGTAAMEAAVANFVNPGDPVVVLVGGVFGQRWTKIAQAYGAEVIEYRYDWREGADPARVAKLLRERRDVTAVFATHNESSTGVLNDVEALSRARREAGRGDVLLIVDSVSGLGGAPLYMDAWDVDVVVTGSQKCLMVPPGLSFVAWGPRADARLEETRNVRFYFDLREYKAAGERGETPFTPAVSLVAALAEGIAMLEEEGLEASFARHRLLRDMVRAAMTALGLQLFTADRWASPTVTAVLAPEGLDVGVFRRTVKDRFGVELAGGQGELKDRLFRIGHMGYAGPLDMIAAVAAVEQGLHALGFPVRLGAGVAAAQEVWAAWH
- a CDS encoding streptomycin biosynthesis protein StrI, whose amino-acid sequence is MRQGEPVTLAVIGAGNRGRDVYAGWALRHPDAARVVAVADPNEERRTDLARRHGLAPDQCFASWEELLARPRLADAVVIATPDRLHVQPALRALELGYDILLEKPIAPTKEETLALAEAARRSRGTVTVAHVLRYTPFFRRLKQLLDEGRIGRLVTMQYTENIAYWHFAHSYVRGNWRRTDESSPMILAKSCHDLDMMRWLAGSPCVQVASFGELVHFRPENMPEGAPERCSDGCPVGDTCPFNAVTFYVDGLAETDGWPVSVISEDHSREGRLQALREGPYGRCVYRCDNDVVDQQASIFRFANGVTAAFVVTGFTEENTRTLKLMGTRGEIRGHLEKGELEVRTFGRPGLRDGRVRSGAEYELIRVETGPGHAGGDDGLMQAFVERIRRRKAGLDPGEAVTSLEESLDSHLMAFAAEESRLRGQVVALAPGAFAPAARNAKQEGSDANREG